In Nocardia sp. NBC_00403, one DNA window encodes the following:
- a CDS encoding acyl-CoA dehydrogenase family protein, whose amino-acid sequence MATTAKVDATEEQARALVEESRETSWVKPSFAKEMFLGRFRLDLIHPYPQPSAEDTARTEAYLARLRPFCETIDGAVIEAESRIPDEYVKGLAELGCFGLKISEEYGGQGLSQVGYNRALMLVGSAHPALGVLLSAHQSIGVPEPLKLAGTAEQKAEFLPRCAAGAVSAFLLTEPDVGSDPARMASSATPTEDGEAYELNGVKLWTTNGVVAELLVVMARVPKSEGHRGGISAFIVEADSPGITVERRNSFMGLHGIENGVTRMHNVRVPKRNLVGREGDGLKIALTTLNAGRLAIPALCTAASKWSLKIAREWSTQRVQWGRPVGEHAAVGEKISFIAATTYALEAALDLSATMCDEGRNDIRIEAALAKLWASEMSCRIADELVQIRGGRGYETAASLQARGERAVGAEQLVRDLRINRIFEGSSEIMRLLIAREMADAHMAAAGALVDRNAEFKAKAKAAVGATGFYAKWFPQLAVGAGTVPATYGEFGVLARHLRFVERNARKQARSLMYAMGRWQAGLEYRQNFLGRIVDIGAELFAMSAVCVRAQAQRAAGAEEAAAEELADTFCRQSRVRVRALFDALWDNTDDEDRTLTRGVLDGRYRWLEEGVLDPSEGTGPWIAEWQVGPSTEANLLRPFLPSTRTRL is encoded by the coding sequence ATGGCGACCACCGCGAAAGTCGACGCGACCGAAGAACAGGCCCGGGCACTTGTCGAGGAATCTCGCGAAACCAGCTGGGTCAAACCGTCGTTCGCAAAGGAAATGTTTCTCGGACGGTTCCGGCTCGATCTGATCCACCCCTACCCGCAACCCAGCGCCGAAGACACCGCGCGCACCGAGGCCTACCTGGCCCGGCTGCGGCCGTTCTGCGAAACGATCGACGGCGCCGTGATCGAAGCGGAGTCCCGGATCCCGGACGAGTACGTGAAGGGGCTTGCCGAGCTCGGCTGCTTCGGACTGAAGATCTCGGAAGAGTACGGCGGCCAAGGTCTTTCCCAGGTCGGCTACAACCGGGCGCTGATGCTGGTCGGCTCGGCGCATCCGGCGCTCGGCGTGCTGTTGTCGGCGCATCAGTCCATCGGTGTCCCCGAGCCGCTGAAGCTGGCGGGCACCGCCGAACAGAAGGCCGAGTTCCTGCCCCGCTGCGCCGCGGGCGCGGTCAGCGCCTTCCTGCTCACCGAACCCGACGTCGGCTCCGACCCCGCTCGGATGGCGAGCAGCGCGACACCGACCGAGGACGGCGAGGCCTACGAGCTCAACGGCGTCAAGCTGTGGACAACCAATGGCGTCGTCGCCGAACTGCTGGTGGTGATGGCGCGGGTGCCCAAGAGCGAGGGGCACCGCGGTGGCATCTCGGCGTTCATCGTCGAGGCCGATTCGCCGGGAATCACGGTGGAGCGGCGCAATTCGTTCATGGGCCTGCACGGCATCGAGAACGGCGTCACCAGGATGCACAACGTCCGCGTCCCCAAGCGCAACCTCGTCGGCCGCGAGGGCGACGGCTTGAAGATCGCGCTCACCACGCTCAACGCCGGTCGCCTCGCCATTCCGGCGCTGTGCACCGCGGCATCGAAGTGGTCGCTGAAGATCGCGCGGGAGTGGAGCACGCAGCGGGTCCAGTGGGGCAGGCCGGTCGGCGAACACGCGGCCGTCGGCGAGAAGATCTCTTTCATTGCGGCCACCACCTACGCGCTGGAAGCGGCACTCGACCTCTCCGCGACGATGTGCGACGAGGGCCGCAACGACATTCGGATCGAGGCCGCGCTCGCCAAACTTTGGGCCAGTGAAATGAGCTGTCGGATCGCCGACGAGCTCGTGCAGATCCGCGGCGGCCGCGGCTATGAGACGGCGGCTTCGCTGCAGGCACGCGGCGAACGTGCGGTTGGCGCCGAGCAATTGGTCCGCGACCTGCGGATCAACCGCATCTTCGAAGGCTCGAGCGAAATCATGCGGCTGCTGATCGCCAGGGAGATGGCCGACGCACACATGGCCGCCGCAGGCGCGCTCGTCGATCGCAACGCCGAGTTCAAGGCCAAGGCCAAGGCCGCTGTCGGCGCGACCGGCTTCTACGCCAAGTGGTTCCCGCAGCTCGCGGTCGGCGCAGGCACCGTGCCCGCAACCTATGGTGAGTTCGGTGTGCTGGCCAGGCACCTGCGGTTCGTCGAGCGCAATGCGCGCAAGCAGGCCAGATCGTTGATGTATGCGATGGGCCGCTGGCAGGCAGGCCTGGAGTACCGGCAGAACTTCCTCGGCCGGATCGTCGACATCGGCGCCGAGCTGTTCGCGATGTCGGCGGTCTGTGTGCGGGCTCAGGCACAGCGGGCCGCGGGCGCCGAGGAGGCCGCCGCCGAGGAGCTCGCCGATACGTTCTGCCGGCAGTCGCGGGTGCGGGTGCGCGCGCTCTTCGACGCGCTGTGGGA